From the Streptomyces sp. Sge12 genome, the window GTGACGGTCCTCGCCGCCGGGCTCGCCCTGGGCGGACCCGGGGGACTGGTGGTCCGCAGCACCGCCGAGGGCCGGGGGGACCGGGTCCACGGCTGGCGCCTGGACCGCGGCCGCCTCATCGCCCTCTCGGCCGCGGCCGTCTTCAACGCCTACTGCACCGACGCCGACACCGGAGACCCCGTCGCCCCCGAATCCGGCGTCGAGTACTGCCCGGGGTACGAGGTCGACGCACCCGGACCTCACCACTGACCCACCGGTCCGGGACGGACCGAGGGGCCCTCGCCACCGGCGAAGGCCCCTCGGAACACCACCCACGCCTCCGGCTACTCGCCGGACAGCACCGCCTGCGCGGCCACACGGGCCTCCTCGGCGCTGTCCGCCGCACGAGCGGCCGCCGCGGCACGCTCGCACTGGGCCAGCGTGTACTTGGCGAGCGTCGCCCGCACATAAGGAATCGAAGCGGCACCCATCGAAAGAGAGGTGACACCCAGACCGGTCAGCACACACGCCAGCAGCGGGTCGGAGGCAGCCTCGCCACAGACACCACAGCTCTTGCCCTCCGCCCTGGCGGCATCCGCCGACATGGCGATCAGGTCGAGCAGCGCCGGCTGCCACGGGTCCTGGAGTCGGGACACGGCGCCGACCTGGCGGTCGGCGGCAAAGGCGTACTGAGCCAGGTCGTTCGTGCCCAGCGACAGGAACTCGACTTCCTGGAGGATCGAACGCGCCCGCAGCGCGGCGGAGGGGATCTCCACCATCGCGCCGAACTTCGCCTTCAGCCCCGCCTCCCGGCAGGCGTCCGCGAACGCCTTGGCGTCGATGCGGTCGGCGACCATCGGGGCCATGACCTCGAGGTAGACCGGCAGCCCCTCGGCAGCCTTGGCCAGCGCGGTGAGCTGCGTACGCAGCACCTCCGGGTGGTCCAGCAGCGAGCGCAGCCCGCGCACACCCAGCGCCGGGTTGGGCTCGTCGCCCGGGGTCAGGAAGTCCAGCGGCTTGTCGGCGCCGGCGTCGAGCACCCGCACGACCACGCGTCCCTCGGGGAAGGCCTCGAGCACCTTGCGGTAGGACTCGACCTGCTTCTCCTCGGTCGGCGCCTTCTTGCTGTCGTCCAGGAAGAGGAACTCGGTGCGGAACAGACCCACACCCTCCGCCCCGGCCTCGACGGCGGCCGGCACGTCGGCGGGACCGCCCACGTTGGCCAGCAGCGGCACCTTGTGACCGTCGGACGTCGCACCCGGACCGGACGAGGCGGCCAGAGCCGCCCTGCGCTCGGCGGCCGCGGCCTCCAGCTCGGCCCGCTTCTCCGCGGACGGGTCCACGAAGAGGTCACCCGTGCTGCCGTCCACCGCGATCATCGTGCCCTCGGCGATCTCACCGGCACCCGGCAGCGCCACGATCGCCGGCACGCCCAGGGCCCGCGCGAGGATCGCGCTGTGGCTGGTCGGCCCGCCCTCCTCGGTCACAAAGCCGAGGACGAGCGCGGGGTCGAGCAGAGCGGTGTCGGCGGGAGCCAGGTCCCGCGCGATCAGTACGTACGGCTCGTCGCTGTCGGGCACACCCGGCATCGGCACACCCAGCAGCCGCGCCACGATGCGGTTGCGTACGTCGTCCAGGTCGGCCACGCGGCCGGCCATGTACTCGCCGGCCCCCGCGAGCAGGTCGCGGTACGCGGCGAACGCGTCGTACACACCGCGCTCGGCGGTGCTGCCGACGGCGATCCGCCGGTCGACGTCCGCCATCAGCTCGGGGTCCTCGGCGATCATCGCCTGGGCCTCGAGCACGTGCTGGGCCTCGCCACCGGCCAGCTGGCCACGCGCGATCAGATCGGCCGCCACGGCACTCACGGCCTGACGGGCGCGCCCCTGTTCGCGCGCCGCCTCATCCGCGGTGATCTGCCTGGCCGGCGGCTCGAGAACCGCCGTGCCCATGTGCCGCA encodes:
- the ptsP gene encoding phosphoenolpyruvate--protein phosphotransferase encodes the protein METTLRGVGVSHGVAIGEVRHMGTAVLEPPARQITADEAAREQGRARQAVSAVAADLIARGQLAGGEAQHVLEAQAMIAEDPELMADVDRRIAVGSTAERGVYDAFAAYRDLLAGAGEYMAGRVADLDDVRNRIVARLLGVPMPGVPDSDEPYVLIARDLAPADTALLDPALVLGFVTEEGGPTSHSAILARALGVPAIVALPGAGEIAEGTMIAVDGSTGDLFVDPSAEKRAELEAAAAERRAALAASSGPGATSDGHKVPLLANVGGPADVPAAVEAGAEGVGLFRTEFLFLDDSKKAPTEEKQVESYRKVLEAFPEGRVVVRVLDAGADKPLDFLTPGDEPNPALGVRGLRSLLDHPEVLRTQLTALAKAAEGLPVYLEVMAPMVADRIDAKAFADACREAGLKAKFGAMVEIPSAALRARSILQEVEFLSLGTNDLAQYAFAADRQVGAVSRLQDPWQPALLDLIAMSADAARAEGKSCGVCGEAASDPLLACVLTGLGVTSLSMGAASIPYVRATLAKYTLAQCERAAAAARAADSAEEARVAAQAVLSGE